The Streptomyces sp. NBC_01775 genome includes a region encoding these proteins:
- a CDS encoding CitMHS family transporter, whose amino-acid sequence MSAALGFATIAIFLLLTMTKRASVLVSLVLVPVLAALAGGFAGELGGMVLDGLSQVAPTGIMIAFAVLYFSLMVDAGLFDPLIRGLLRMAKGDPLRITLATAVLTLCVSLDGDGASTFLITVSALLPVYKKLGMSPLVLSGVVCLGAGVMNMVPWGGPTVRAMAALKLDSSEVFLPVLPAMIFGIAWVLLASYLIGRRERRRLGTLEAQGQARDGRTERDARTEQSEPEERGEPEEQGEPDQKPDSAPASAPAPASAPGKGPGAVLVPAPPRTWLTVFNLLLTIVLVVGLVQEVMPLPVLFVLGFTVALLANHPRWEQQQALLDKHAKSVVLVTTMIFAAGVLTGVLTGTKMIDEMAEALVSVVPDSLGGHLPALVALTGMPLSLVFTPDAYYFGVLPVLAQTADGFGTDPAEVARAAILGQMTTGFPLSPLTASTFILVGMSGVSLGEHQRFIFRWAFATTLVMTAAALLTGALSL is encoded by the coding sequence ATGTCGGCAGCCCTGGGCTTCGCCACGATCGCCATTTTCCTGCTGCTCACCATGACCAAACGGGCGTCGGTCCTGGTCTCCCTGGTCCTGGTCCCGGTGCTGGCGGCGCTCGCCGGAGGCTTCGCGGGCGAGCTGGGCGGCATGGTGCTCGACGGCCTGTCCCAGGTGGCCCCCACCGGCATCATGATCGCTTTCGCGGTCCTGTACTTCAGCCTGATGGTGGACGCCGGGCTCTTCGACCCCCTGATACGGGGGCTGCTGCGCATGGCCAAGGGGGATCCGCTGCGGATCACCCTCGCCACCGCCGTCCTGACCCTGTGTGTGTCCCTGGACGGGGACGGCGCCTCCACGTTCCTCATCACCGTCTCCGCGCTGCTGCCCGTCTACAAGAAGCTGGGGATGAGCCCGCTGGTGCTGTCCGGGGTCGTCTGTCTGGGCGCCGGCGTGATGAACATGGTCCCGTGGGGCGGGCCCACCGTGCGCGCCATGGCGGCCCTGAAGCTGGACAGCTCCGAGGTCTTCCTCCCCGTCCTGCCGGCCATGATCTTCGGCATCGCGTGGGTGCTGCTGGCCTCCTACCTGATCGGCCGCCGGGAGCGGCGGCGTCTCGGCACGCTGGAGGCGCAAGGCCAGGCGCGGGACGGGCGTACGGAGCGGGACGCGCGCACGGAGCAGAGCGAACCGGAGGAGCGGGGCGAACCGGAGGAGCAGGGCGAGCCGGACCAGAAGCCCGATTCCGCGCCCGCGTCCGCACCCGCGCCCGCGTCCGCACCCGGAAAGGGGCCGGGAGCCGTCCTGGTGCCCGCGCCGCCCCGGACCTGGCTGACCGTCTTCAACCTGCTGCTCACCATCGTGCTGGTGGTCGGCCTGGTGCAGGAGGTGATGCCGCTGCCGGTGCTGTTCGTCCTCGGCTTCACCGTCGCGCTGCTGGCCAACCACCCCAGGTGGGAGCAGCAGCAGGCGCTGCTCGACAAGCACGCCAAGAGCGTGGTTCTCGTCACGACGATGATCTTCGCGGCCGGGGTGCTCACCGGGGTCCTCACCGGCACCAAGATGATCGACGAGATGGCGGAGGCGCTCGTGTCCGTCGTCCCGGACTCGCTCGGAGGCCACCTGCCGGCCTTGGTCGCCCTCACCGGCATGCCGCTGAGCCTCGTCTTCACCCCGGACGCCTACTACTTCGGGGTTCTCCCCGTGCTCGCCCAGACCGCTGACGGCTTCGGCACGGATCCCGCCGAGGTGGCCAGAGCCGCCATCCTCGGCCAGATGACCACCGGATTCCCGCTCAGCCCGCTCACCGCCTCCACCTTCATCCTGGTCGGCATGAGCGGCGTGTCGCTCGGCGAGCATCAGCGCTTCATCTTCCGCTGGGCCTTCGCCACCACCCTGGTGATGACCGCCGCCGCCCTTCTCACCGGCGCGCTCTCCCTCTGA
- a CDS encoding LysR family transcriptional regulator, which translates to METTLRQLAAYAAVARATSFTSAAAQLHVSQSSLSRAVADLERQLGTQLLERDTRNVQLTAAGVEALRIAEQIVTAHRAGMKELSRFLLGESGTVAVATLPSVAAVLLPQVISGFREQRPQVTVRLLDGLERSVLDRVLSGDADFAITTVGEPSPQLEHRPLVRDRFVAVLPEAHPLAESGEVTWEELAREPFLAVGRDSSVRRLTDAAFAQIEAHTAPAAEAGSVATLGGLVAAGLGVSALPALVLPLMGAGPVVCRPLAGPVIDRRLDIALRARRSLPAVTERFLEALEEFRREDRALPDGVSWAQPSPPSAQLTPPSAHLSPASAQPSPARPSRAPVARTSPDRDSCGNRIDS; encoded by the coding sequence ATGGAGACCACCTTGCGCCAGCTGGCCGCGTACGCCGCGGTCGCCCGGGCGACGAGCTTCACCTCGGCCGCAGCACAGCTCCACGTCTCGCAGTCGTCGCTCAGCCGCGCGGTCGCGGACCTGGAGCGGCAGCTCGGCACGCAGCTGCTCGAGCGCGACACCCGCAATGTGCAGCTGACGGCCGCCGGGGTCGAGGCCCTGCGGATCGCCGAGCAGATCGTCACCGCTCACCGGGCGGGCATGAAGGAGCTGAGCCGGTTTCTGCTCGGGGAGTCGGGAACGGTCGCCGTGGCCACGCTCCCCTCCGTCGCCGCGGTGCTGCTGCCGCAGGTGATCTCCGGCTTCCGGGAGCAGCGGCCACAGGTGACGGTACGTCTCCTCGACGGTCTGGAGCGGTCGGTGCTCGACCGGGTGCTGTCCGGCGACGCGGACTTCGCGATCACCACGGTCGGCGAGCCGTCCCCGCAGCTGGAGCACCGCCCCCTGGTGCGGGACCGCTTCGTCGCGGTGCTTCCCGAGGCCCACCCGCTCGCTGAGAGCGGCGAGGTCACCTGGGAGGAGCTGGCCCGCGAGCCGTTCCTCGCCGTCGGCCGCGACTCAAGCGTGCGCAGGCTCACCGACGCGGCGTTCGCCCAGATCGAGGCGCACACCGCACCGGCTGCCGAGGCCGGCAGCGTCGCGACGCTGGGCGGACTGGTGGCCGCCGGCCTCGGCGTATCCGCGCTGCCGGCCCTGGTGCTGCCTCTCATGGGAGCCGGCCCCGTCGTCTGCCGCCCCCTGGCCGGGCCCGTGATCGACCGGCGCCTGGACATCGCCCTGCGGGCGCGACGGTCCCTCCCCGCGGTGACGGAGAGATTCCTGGAGGCGCTTGAGGAGTTCCGCCGCGAGGACCGTGCTCTGCCGGACGGAGTCTCCTGGGCCCAGCCGTCTCCCCCGTCGGCCCAGCTCACTCCCCCGTCGGCTCACCTCTCTCCCGCCTCGGCCCAGCCGTCTCCCGCGCGTCCGAGCCGCGCCCCGGTGGCCAGGACGTCACCCGACAGGGATTCATGCGGCAATCGCATTGATTCATGA